The proteins below are encoded in one region of Helianthus annuus cultivar XRQ/B chromosome 2, HanXRQr2.0-SUNRISE, whole genome shotgun sequence:
- the LOC110915810 gene encoding uncharacterized protein LOC110915810, translated as MRTDYHGSSSPNFTNFGRSILSMKRDPVVHSIDPETPNQSTEVDAFQRQVTQRFHDLSAVDSHELLSVSWISKLLDVFLCCQEEFKAILFNNKSAKQPLDKLVSDYYERSVKGLDVCNAIRDGIEQIRQWQKQLEIVLCALDYKKSLGEGQIRRAKKGLIDLAIGMLDEKDTSTANIAHRNRSFGRYQKDSQRVNSLKNFRSLSWSVSRSWSASKQLQAIGNNFFPPKANEIAATNGLALVVYTMSCVFLFVMWALVAAIPCQDRGLQSHFNIPKTFVWGAPILSLHERVLDEAKKRERRNSCGLLKEIFAIEKAANFMNELIDSIQFPIGVDKEEEVRKRANELRVVHGSLKIGLDPLEKQVREVFHRIVKSRTEGLDLIARGHE; from the coding sequence ATGCGAACAGATTATCACGGCTCATCATCTCCAAACTTCACAAATTTCGGGCGTTCAATTCTGAGCATGAAGCGTGATCCAGTTGTCCACTCAATCGACCCAGAAACCCCTAATCAATCAACCGAAGTGGACGCTTTTCAACGGCAGGTAACTCAAAGATTTCATGATCTATCTGCGGTTGATTCACATGAACTGTTATCTGTTAGTTGGATATCAAAGTTGCTAGATGTTTTCCTATGTTGTCAAGAGGAGTTTAAAGCTATATTGTTTAATAACAAGTCTGCCAAACAACCGTTGGATAAATTAGTTTCTGATTATTATGAAAGGAGTGTGAAAGGTTTGGATGTTTGTAATGCCATTAGAGATGGGATTGAGCAGATTAGACAATGGCAAAAGCAGTTGGAGATTGTGTTGTGTGCTTTGGATTATAAGAAGAGTCTTGGAGAGGGTCAAATTCGACGAGCGAAAAAGGGTTTGATCGATCTAGCGATTGGGATGCTAGATGAGAAAGATACGTCAACCGCGAATATTGCCCATAGGAACAGGTCGTTTGGGCGGTATCAGAAGGATTCGCAGAGAGTTAACTCTTTGAAGAATTTTAGATCCTTGTCTTGGAGTGTTTCGAGGTCCTGGTCGGCCTCGAAACAGCTCCAAGCAATTGGGAATAACTTTTTCCCGCCAAAAGCGAATGAAATCGCGGCTACTAACGGGCTTGCATTGGTTGTTTACACGATGAGTTGTGTGTTCTTGTTTGTGATGTGGGCTTTGGTGGCTGCGATCCCTTGTCAGGATCGCGGGTTGCAATCTCATTTCAATATCCCTAAAACGTTCGtgtggggagcgccgattttgtcTCTGCACGAGCGGGTTTTGGATGAGGCGAAGAAGAGGGAAAGGAGGAACAGTTGTGGGCTGTTAAAGGAGATTTTCGCGATTGAAAAAGCTGCAAACTTTATGAATGAATTGATTGATTCGATTCAGTTTCCGATTGGGGTAGACAAGGAAGAAGAAGTTAGGAAACGAGCAAATGAATTGAGGGTTGTTCATGGAAGTTTAAAGATTGGTTTGGATCCGTTGGAGAAACAAGTTCGAGAAGTGTTTCATCGGATCGTGAAGAGTCGAACCGAAGGACTTGATTTGATTGCAAGAGGACATGAATGA